Proteins from one Marinobacter alexandrii genomic window:
- a CDS encoding copper homeostasis protein CutC, with the protein MDYQIEICAGNIQSALNAEKGEADRIELCDNLWEGGTTPSLGAIELACDKLSIPVFVLIRPRGGDFVYAENEFEVMKRDIEHAKIAGAKGIVSGVLTPDGNVDINRTKELIHLTDPLPFTFHRAFDLTPDYGRALEEIIDCGVKRILTSGQQMNVNAGLETIKSLIDLAQERIQILPGGGVDEKNISRLYEIGCREFHFSAKSLTKGQTKVDSTIPMNGSKDIPEGEIYVSDPVKILRAKKILDNSTG; encoded by the coding sequence ATGGATTATCAGATAGAAATTTGTGCAGGTAACATTCAGTCGGCTTTGAACGCGGAAAAAGGAGAAGCTGATAGAATTGAACTATGCGATAACCTCTGGGAGGGAGGCACGACACCAAGTTTGGGAGCTATCGAATTAGCTTGTGATAAACTTAGTATCCCAGTTTTTGTATTGATCCGGCCAAGAGGAGGAGATTTTGTATACGCTGAGAACGAGTTCGAAGTAATGAAAAGAGACATTGAACATGCTAAAATTGCAGGTGCAAAAGGAATTGTCTCAGGGGTATTAACACCTGATGGAAATGTCGATATTAATAGAACGAAGGAATTGATCCACCTTACGGATCCATTACCATTCACCTTCCATAGAGCCTTTGATCTCACTCCTGATTACGGAAGAGCCTTAGAGGAAATTATTGATTGTGGAGTTAAGAGAATACTCACTTCTGGACAGCAGATGAATGTAAATGCGGGATTGGAGACGATCAAAAGTTTAATTGACTTGGCGCAAGAAAGAATTCAAATCTTACCCGGAGGAGGTGTGGATGAAAAGAATATCTCAAGGTTGTATGAGATAGGATGTCGGGAATTTCACTTTTCAGCAAAATCTTTAACAAAAGGGCAGACTAAAGTTGATTCAACAATTCCTATGAATGGATCAAAAGACATCCCAGAAGGTGAGATTTATGTTTCAGACCCTGTGAAAATTTTGAGGGCAAAGAAAATACTGGATAACAGCACTGGGTAG